The Vitis vinifera cultivar Pinot Noir 40024 chromosome 8, ASM3070453v1 genome segment ATTCTCTGTTTGGTGAATGTTAATCATCAAATGGCATAGTGTTGGTGCTTCCTGGTCTAAAAttagttttcttcttttccttttttatgacAGCTTATTCTAGATTAGCTTCTCTTAGCTATtcttatttgattgtaattgCTGTTCACTCTCACCTTTATAATGTTAATTGTGCTTAACAGTCAGAATCTTTGTAGAAAGAGTTGCAGGTAGATGGTGCGCGATATTTTGATATAGATGCTTCTGGTGAAATTTTGGTGATCGCTAGAAGGCTTTCTGGGACGGGAGGAACACATGTACTTACCAAAGTATGGTTGTTTGGTCTGGAAATGAAAATTCACATTAGTAATCAACACTTTAGTTTCAGGTTTTATATTTtgtgggaaggacctctcattcttctcttgaactttattattatcaatatatgtatatgtatcgtttcaaatccaaaaaaaaaaataaaaaaaaaataaattcaacacTTTCCTACCAACTGCATGCACACTTTAAAACTCCTCCTCAAGTTTCTTTTAAACGTGGTTTTTGCAGATGAGCTTGATATCTCCACATGAAATTGAAGATATTCTACTTCCTTCTGGTACAAAAGCTGTTAAGGACTTGCGTGTTTCCCCTGCTAAGTGTAGACTTGCACTTTTGGCTTCACTGGGGAAGAAATTATCAGTTCTTAGGTGAAGCTACTTTTTGCTATTTAATCTTTGTTTCCAATGTTGAGGCTTCTACTTTGTACACCATGATTTTCTGTGAAAGTATCTTACTTTGTTGTTcctgttttttatttctattttttttccagtATGGAAAGCAACAATGTTATTCTCACATATGATTTGCCAGTAAGTCAGTTTTTTATCCCCTCTGATTTGTTGTGATGTTGGTTATAAATCAAAGAGGTGGATGTTTGCTTGCTTTCTCCATTTTCCTGCTtctggaaaaatatttttttttaaaagaaacatcttcttttcaatttctttaattAGTACCAATTTTGATAAAACAGTGAAATATTTCATAGATTGTGTTGGACCTTGAGGCCCGGCTCAGGTGgcaaaggatttttttttagttgttgtGTGTGTAGGGAAGGGTTTGACGTTTTTCATTGAGATGAATATTCTCATAATTAACAATGTCTTCCAGACGGCTGCTTGGTCATGTTCATGGGATCTGAACAGTTCGCATTATATGTATGCTGGATTACAGGTACTTAACTGTGTTTTATTTAGCTTCATGAGACAATTGAATTCAGTggtcttttttttgtttgtttgttgtttttccACCCCCCATTTTAAACTTGTGCAGAATGGCATGCTTATGGTGTTTGATATGCGCCAAACTGCAAGGCCAATGGCAGAAATTAGTGGGCCCACAAGCAATCCCATTCATACTATACAATCTGTTCTACACAACTCAACCCTCCCATCAGGTGTTAGCACCCTTCTATCTGCTTCTTCAGTTGGTTTGTGCCAGTGGAACTTTGGTGGAAGTGAAGAGAGGTAGGCTTTCACCAAAATTTTCTTGGGGAACCAGTAATGCGTtgcaaagaaaaaggaattgaTCACATGCTTTTACAGCCACTAGAAGAATGAGATTTCCTTCCAAATTCTCGTTCCTTGTTTgactttttcttgttctttgaatttttcatcaatttagATAATTTGGTAACTTAATGATGCattgaaaaattattcatttgttTGGAAGTCTCATTTTGTGTTTCTATGTCCATCTAGTAATTGTAATGTTACTGACGCAAACAAGCGCAAGTGTTTCACCTTcactaataatttttctctCCTTGTATTTATTTTGGCATTCTTAGGGAAATCAATGGTGATACTGGATTGGAattcttataatattttgtttttcgtGAGGATAGAAATTCACCGAATTTAAATGGTCATCCTATTCCAGTGTAGCTTGTTTTAAGTGATTAGCAattcagaaattaaaaaattcttttgtctgtAATTTATGGTGTTGGGCGAGATTGTATAGTGGAGAGAGTTGTCTCTtataggcttcttggagtggatagcctccagATAAGGGCTGGTGgggtttttttttgctttccttttggTTGTGAGGCTTAGCTagtttgtatactccctgtatactttgtggctttttggcctcttttcaatatattcagcgcttatctatcaaaaaaaaattccttgcgTACCTGGAAAGCAATTACTTGGAAAATTCTCATGCaattctatttatttctttatgagGCCTTGCTTTGACCAATTTCTAATTAATGTGCATTGCAGGCCATTTCTGGTTCCTGAAACTAAGAATCACGGAGTTTGCATATCCCTTGCTCATTGTCCGAGCAGTGATAACATTGTTTCTACTTTTCGTCCCAAAGTTGAGATGTCTAATGAGATTGCTGTTTCTCAATATTCACTTACTCCATCTGTTATGGGGCAAGGGATGCAGGGTTCCCATGTTCTTCTCAAGAGAGTGGGTGGCAATTGCTATCAAAAGTTGGGATCTTCATGTGCAAATGTAAATGATATTCGCCTGCAGAGATCTGCAATTATAGATTTACAGAGCCACCACCCACTGTTTGTATCTGGGGATGAAATAACACATGAATTAGTATTGCAAGAATTGCCATCTTTAAGAGTTTCTCAACGCCTCAAGTCTCAGAAACATCCTCTCCGTGATGTTAAGTACTCACATGATCTAAGCCCAAGCTTGCTTTGTTGTTTAAGTGAGGACACCTTGCAGTTTTTTTCTGccaaattttcatgaaaaaggTAACTTCGTTTCGGTGGTGATATCCTTGCCTCACTTGCTTTGGTTCATTCTTTTCATCAAATGGGTCATGTTACCAATCATCTAGAATGTTCACATATTTACAAATTTTGTAGATTATGGCATATTGTAATAGTTTCAATAGGGGACCAGTtacattttgaaattatttgtagAGGTGATGAATGTAAAGTTTACTCCTTATTTGGTAAGAAGtgcattttgttttttcttttgagaaATTACTAGGATAAAATGTTCTATGGCAATAGAACTTAATAGTGTTTCTGTGTACAAGATGCACTTAAACACAAAAAGTTACAGGTGAAGATTTCCTGGGCCTCCATAAATGCCAATGAAATAGTGTGCAACTGCAATAAAGGTGTTATGAAATTCTGGTATATTCACTGTAGCATTGAAGATCATCTAAATTGAACAACCAATTGCTGTCTGAGATGAAATCAT includes the following:
- the LOC109123052 gene encoding uncharacterized protein LOC109123052, which codes for MKESDWHKREADLHLQVQQLIERTTYLERLSSEMHGRGSGLVAARGHNFAENFGRRGSSCNFVLQKELQVDGARYFDIDASGEILVIARRLSGTGGTHVLTKMSLISPHEIEDILLPSGTKAVKDLRVSPAKCRLALLASLGKKLSVLSMESNNVILTYDLPTAAWSCSWDLNSSHYMYAGLQNGMLMVFDMRQTARPMAEISGPTSNPIHTIQSVLHNSTLPSGVSTLLSASSVGLCQWNFGGSEERPFLVPETKNHGVCISLAHCPSSDNIVSTFRPKVEMSNEIAVSQYSLTPSVMGQGMQGSHVLLKRVGGNCYQKLGSSCANVNDIRLQRSAIIDLQSHHPLFVSGDEITHELVLQELPSLRVSQRLKSQKHPLRDVKYSHDLSPSLLCCLSEDTLQFFSAKFS